One window from the genome of Candidatus Chlorohelix allophototropha encodes:
- a CDS encoding FAD-dependent oxidoreductase encodes MRNKSYDVIVLGLDPVGSATVYELAKRGLKVLGLENPSSRKEAGNTTRIIRESYHEVPGSVKMTHHAIQLWRQLEAESGIPLLRITGGLVIGAPDSLLIRGSLQTAHRHNLLTDYILPSELSSSFPQFSLDDRFSVIFEPNSGVLFANSAIAAYLQVASRHGAQIKNTETVTQWYKAHDHLIVETTQGLYRASQMVISGESWVRRPAPRQEKPQKLQRRISLQLQPAQSGDFIPEKFPVFTLEVPEGRFEGFPLLPGQGLKIELYEILEAEEREINQVSKIKNYIDRVEASIAQYLPGAFANLDSSPITTYMVRPYKRSLLERHPVNTRIIHATGLSEQDFGIASMLGEGLAEMVTEVFTPYSSEVKQLFSSDFVPQMPCV; translated from the coding sequence ATGCGCAATAAATCTTATGATGTGATCGTGTTAGGGCTAGACCCGGTGGGCAGCGCCACCGTTTACGAGTTGGCGAAGCGGGGCTTGAAAGTGCTTGGTTTGGAAAACCCCTCTTCTAGAAAAGAAGCCGGAAATACCACTCGGATAATTCGCGAAAGTTATCATGAAGTTCCGGGCAGTGTGAAAATGACCCACCACGCTATCCAACTTTGGCGGCAACTTGAAGCGGAATCTGGCATACCACTGTTGCGTATTACGGGTGGTTTGGTAATCGGCGCACCCGATAGCTTGCTAATACGGGGGAGTTTGCAAACCGCCCACCGTCACAATTTGCTAACGGATTATATTTTACCTTCGGAACTCTCCAGTTCCTTCCCACAGTTTAGCTTGGATGATCGTTTCAGCGTTATTTTCGAGCCAAACAGTGGAGTCTTATTTGCCAATTCGGCTATAGCTGCCTATCTTCAGGTCGCCTCGCGGCATGGGGCACAAATAAAAAATACGGAAACAGTAACACAATGGTACAAAGCCCATGACCACCTTATAGTTGAAACTACCCAGGGTCTTTACCGTGCCAGCCAAATGGTTATCAGCGGAGAGAGTTGGGTGAGACGACCTGCTCCCAGACAAGAAAAACCGCAAAAGTTGCAACGGAGAATCAGTTTGCAACTTCAGCCTGCACAATCGGGCGATTTCATACCGGAGAAGTTTCCGGTTTTTACCCTTGAAGTACCCGAAGGTCGCTTTGAAGGTTTCCCCTTATTACCGGGGCAAGGTCTTAAAATTGAACTGTATGAAATTTTGGAGGCAGAGGAAAGAGAAATTAATCAGGTTTCAAAAATCAAGAATTATATAGATAGAGTAGAAGCAAGCATAGCGCAATATTTGCCGGGTGCTTTTGCAAATCTAGACAGTTCCCCAATAACCACCTACATGGTACGACCTTATAAGCGCAGCTTATTGGAACGGCATCCTGTCAATACTCGCATAATTCATGCTACTGGTTTATCCGAGCAAGATTTCGGGATAGCAAGTATGTTGGGTGAAGGGCTGGCGGAAATGGTAACAGAAGTATTTACACCTTACTCTAGCGAAGTTAAGCAACTGTTTTCCAGCGACTTTGTACCGCAGATGCCATGTGTATAA
- a CDS encoding MFS transporter has translation MSLQEPIKRELDESSHGIEVIEHEIEERQHHHPLDNIKEKLLVSRGSIVASILSTLFLRIGSRTSFVILGFYLGKNFESAVLAVVVIEAFYISELVFAPLIGALSDRKGRKPYMLYAPVVGSIAVLMLALASIIFPRPNVGVIDLPLIALLLMLLVGRLLEGMATALNAPANLGYLADATIGSDRLRARVVTAFEVATVGGISLAIPFGGQVYRLFGTAGFAVVIAIYAITYLCIYFFMEESLTREEQSKAQGSVIESLSVIKEKRIFTFIPSWLAVNMFLGAALTLTTIILAYPTPNVGKTIDPITFSAEARPTVQFANSVLHDFKFALAGQDADTRHPNQLLYGGFTPSDATMIVGAYGLVFLVGMGIWMLIVPRLRRTTVMMVGLIGLVIITGILTFYNSLGENPATLTDGTKTTILFLLPLLILGVILMSGFTPASLIHLAAISETLPGKRGAVMGLYSVLLGVGQFIGAWLGGIFVDMGGFYGLMIYSAALSIISLGSVLYMRSHNHDLIKSSGH, from the coding sequence ATGAGTTTGCAAGAACCGATCAAACGCGAATTAGATGAATCCAGCCACGGTATCGAAGTAATAGAACATGAAATAGAAGAACGCCAACACCATCATCCTCTTGATAACATAAAAGAGAAATTGCTGGTCAGCAGAGGTTCTATAGTTGCCAGTATTCTATCAACCCTGTTTCTTAGAATAGGTAGCCGCACAAGTTTTGTCATTCTGGGCTTTTATCTTGGGAAAAACTTCGAATCGGCGGTGTTGGCAGTAGTAGTTATCGAAGCTTTTTATATCAGTGAGTTGGTATTTGCACCGCTTATCGGCGCTTTATCCGACCGCAAAGGGCGCAAACCCTACATGCTATATGCTCCTGTAGTTGGAAGTATAGCTGTTCTTATGTTGGCGCTTGCTTCAATCATCTTCCCCAGACCGAACGTAGGTGTTATAGACCTGCCGCTTATCGCCTTGCTATTGATGTTACTGGTAGGACGTTTGTTGGAAGGAATGGCAACCGCCCTTAATGCCCCGGCAAACCTCGGCTACCTTGCCGACGCTACCATCGGCTCAGACCGCTTGCGGGCACGAGTAGTCACCGCTTTTGAAGTAGCAACTGTAGGTGGTATTTCGCTGGCTATTCCATTCGGTGGACAAGTTTACAGGCTGTTTGGAACTGCCGGATTCGCAGTAGTTATCGCGATTTATGCTATCACCTACCTATGTATCTACTTCTTTATGGAAGAAAGTCTCACCCGCGAAGAGCAATCCAAAGCGCAAGGCTCAGTTATAGAAAGTTTAAGCGTTATCAAGGAAAAGCGTATATTCACCTTTATTCCTTCGTGGCTGGCGGTTAATATGTTTCTTGGCGCTGCCCTTACGCTTACAACCATTATCCTAGCTTATCCTACTCCCAACGTTGGTAAAACCATTGACCCGATTACTTTTTCGGCAGAGGCGCGCCCCACTGTGCAGTTCGCCAACTCAGTGTTGCACGATTTTAAGTTTGCGCTTGCCGGGCAAGATGCCGATACACGCCATCCTAACCAATTACTTTATGGTGGTTTTACGCCCAGCGATGCCACTATGATTGTAGGCGCTTACGGGCTGGTATTTTTAGTTGGTATGGGAATCTGGATGTTGATAGTACCGCGTCTGCGCCGCACCACTGTAATGATGGTCGGCTTGATAGGGTTGGTAATTATCACCGGAATCCTGACTTTTTATAATTCATTGGGTGAGAATCCCGCTACCCTAACGGACGGGACAAAAACTACTATATTGTTTTTGTTGCCGCTATTAATATTAGGCGTAATCTTGATGAGCGGTTTCACCCCCGCTTCGTTGATTCACCTTGCGGCAATCTCAGAAACCCTACCCGGTAAACGTGGGGCGGTGATGGGCTTATACTCTGTCCTGCTAGGGGTAGGACAGTTTATCGGGGCATGGCTTGGCGGTATCTTTGTAGATATGGGGGGCTTCTACGGCTTGATGATTTACTCTGCCGCATTGAGTATAATCTCGTTGGGA
- a CDS encoding carboxymuconolactone decarboxylase family protein: MPRIKALEYEETEPAVQTEYEHQIQANGRMTNMKRTLAHSYPALHALLEWYPLHDAVLPFLGERAVDLFTHAISAQTDCLICSIYFRRVLINAGENPDDLKLDEREGVLVEFGRQLAADSNQISDELFAKLEQYFTPKQIVELTAFGVLMLATNVFNNTLKVELDDYLEPYRKTTTQPQVTLK, encoded by the coding sequence ATGCCAAGAATCAAAGCTTTAGAATATGAAGAAACCGAGCCGGCAGTACAAACTGAATACGAACACCAGATACAGGCGAATGGTCGTATGACCAATATGAAGCGTACTTTGGCGCATTCTTATCCGGCTCTCCACGCCCTGCTAGAATGGTATCCTTTGCATGACGCGGTTCTACCGTTTTTGGGAGAGCGTGCCGTTGATCTGTTTACCCACGCTATCTCTGCCCAAACCGATTGCCTGATTTGCTCTATCTATTTTCGCCGTGTGCTGATTAACGCAGGCGAGAATCCGGATGATTTAAAACTGGATGAGCGCGAAGGAGTACTGGTGGAATTTGGTCGCCAACTGGCAGCCGACTCGAATCAGATTTCGGATGAGCTATTTGCCAAGCTTGAGCAATATTTTACTCCTAAACAGATTGTTGAATTAACCGCGTTCGGGGTATTGATGCTTGCCACAAATGTGTTCAATAACACGCTGAAGGTTGAATTAGACGACTACCTCGAACCTTATCGGAAAACTACTACTCAACCACAGGTAACTTTGAAATAA
- a CDS encoding four-helix bundle copper-binding protein: MMMVTMTTEMQKCMDDCMACHRMCMQTMTYCMMMGDKFMEGNCMRMMQDCAMMCQTCNNFMVNGSDMCKEVCALCAEMCMRCAMECEKFAEDAQMMACAKMLRECAASCQMMMA, from the coding sequence ATGATGATGGTAACAATGACTACTGAGATGCAAAAATGTATGGACGATTGTATGGCTTGCCATCGGATGTGTATGCAAACCATGACCTACTGCATGATGATGGGCGACAAATTTATGGAAGGCAATTGCATGCGGATGATGCAAGATTGCGCCATGATGTGTCAGACCTGCAATAATTTTATGGTTAATGGTTCGGATATGTGCAAGGAAGTGTGCGCGCTGTGCGCCGAAATGTGCATGCGCTGCGCGATGGAGTGCGAGAAGTTTGCGGAAGATGCGCAGATGATGGCTTGTGCCAAAATGCTGCGGGAATGTGCCGCTTCCTGCCAGATGATGATGGCTTAA
- a CDS encoding mycofactocin-coupled SDR family oxidoreductase gives MSQEFAGQVAFITGAAHGQGRATALALAKEGAKIVAFDVARQLEYPGYKLGELSDLESLQLEIKELGGESLIYVGDVRDDKAISAAVEGTLAQFDRIDILFNNAGICFYGLAHELTEEAWDTMLDINLKGAWLVARRIIPVLIKQQSGVIINNSSIAGLRGLGRLSHYTASKWGLTGLTKAWAIELAPHGIRVNSIHPTGVNTPMNDGLAALEGTTTQEIAERSAGNLLPVPWIEPEDVAQAVLYLASPRARYITGAQFVLDAGLLTR, from the coding sequence ATGTCACAAGAATTTGCCGGGCAAGTCGCCTTTATCACCGGAGCGGCACACGGGCAAGGTCGGGCTACGGCACTGGCGTTGGCAAAAGAGGGCGCTAAGATTGTTGCCTTTGACGTTGCACGCCAATTAGAGTATCCCGGTTATAAGCTAGGGGAACTCTCTGACCTAGAATCGCTCCAACTTGAAATAAAGGAGCTTGGCGGCGAAAGTTTAATATATGTGGGCGATGTACGCGATGATAAAGCTATAAGCGCGGCAGTAGAAGGTACTTTGGCACAATTTGACCGGATAGATATTTTGTTTAACAACGCGGGAATATGCTTTTATGGTCTGGCGCACGAACTTACCGAAGAAGCTTGGGACACGATGCTGGATATAAATCTGAAAGGGGCATGGCTGGTAGCCCGTCGAATAATTCCGGTTCTGATAAAGCAGCAATCCGGCGTGATTATCAATAATTCCTCAATTGCAGGTTTGCGAGGGCTAGGTCGTTTAAGTCATTACACTGCTTCAAAGTGGGGCTTAACCGGGTTGACCAAAGCTTGGGCAATCGAGCTTGCCCCACACGGCATACGGGTAAACTCTATCCATCCTACCGGTGTCAATACCCCGATGAACGATGGGCTGGCAGCTTTAGAAGGCACTACGACACAGGAAATAGCCGAGCGTTCGGCAGGAAACCTATTGCCTGTGCCGTGGATAGAACCGGAAGATGTGGCGCAAGCGGTGTTATATTTGGCTTCTCCGAGAGCTAGATATATAACGGGCGCTCAATTTGTATTGGATGCCGGGTTGTTAACCCGCTAG
- the pruA gene encoding L-glutamate gamma-semialdehyde dehydrogenase, protein MLEVEPRSPATPDFVNQPLTDFSKPENEHAIRAALQEVESKLGHTYPLLVGGEKIITERKGKSLNPSDPAQVVGYFSQADKALANRAIETAHTTFQTWQYVSAQERAGYVFKAAAIMAQRRHLFSAWMVYEAGKSWAEADADTAEAIDFMEFYAREALRYGGEQPLTHIPTEKNELRYIPLGVGVAIPPWNFPLAIMVGLTVSAFVSGNTVILKPASATPIIAAHFVALLEEVGLPAGVVNFLPGPGGEVGDTLVAHPKTRFISFTGSMEIGLRINRLAAELAPGQIWIKRAVLEMGGKDCVVVDETADLEKAAAAIVASAFGFQGQKCSAGSRAIIVDSVYDTVLRMVVERTAKLTVGKPYEKNVGMGPVIDEAAFNKISEYIEIGKGESKLEFGGALAKAASNGGYFLQPTIFSEVPETARIAQEEIFGPVLAVIRARDFDHALAIANGTIYGLTGALFTGDNSRIERAKNEFHVGNLYFNRKCTGALVGVHPFGGFNMSGTDSKAGGRDYLALFTQAKLISELI, encoded by the coding sequence ATGTTAGAAGTAGAACCTCGCAGTCCGGCTACCCCGGATTTTGTAAATCAACCTCTCACCGATTTTAGCAAACCCGAAAATGAACATGCTATACGTGCTGCTCTACAAGAGGTGGAGAGCAAGTTAGGTCACACTTACCCTTTGCTTGTGGGTGGCGAGAAAATTATTACCGAACGCAAAGGCAAGAGCCTGAATCCGTCCGACCCGGCTCAGGTAGTGGGCTATTTCTCGCAAGCCGATAAGGCACTAGCGAATAGGGCTATAGAAACGGCGCATACTACTTTTCAGACTTGGCAGTATGTTTCTGCGCAGGAACGGGCGGGATACGTTTTCAAAGCGGCAGCCATAATGGCGCAACGCCGCCATCTTTTTAGCGCATGGATGGTCTATGAAGCGGGCAAATCATGGGCTGAAGCCGATGCGGATACCGCCGAAGCGATTGATTTCATGGAATTCTACGCCCGTGAGGCATTACGCTATGGGGGTGAACAACCTCTTACTCACATCCCTACCGAGAAAAACGAGTTGCGCTATATCCCGTTGGGGGTTGGCGTAGCTATTCCGCCTTGGAACTTTCCTTTGGCGATTATGGTGGGTCTGACCGTTTCAGCATTTGTGTCAGGCAATACCGTTATATTGAAACCTGCCAGCGCCACGCCGATTATTGCCGCGCATTTTGTCGCTTTGCTGGAAGAGGTTGGTTTACCAGCCGGGGTAGTGAATTTCTTACCCGGTCCGGGTGGTGAGGTCGGCGATACGTTGGTAGCGCACCCTAAAACGCGCTTCATCAGCTTTACCGGCTCAATGGAAATCGGTTTGCGCATCAACCGTTTGGCAGCCGAACTAGCGCCCGGTCAGATTTGGATTAAGAGGGCAGTGCTGGAAATGGGCGGCAAGGATTGTGTTGTGGTAGATGAAACCGCTGACTTAGAGAAAGCCGCCGCTGCAATTGTCGCTTCTGCCTTTGGTTTTCAGGGTCAGAAATGCTCGGCTGGAAGTCGCGCTATTATTGTTGACTCAGTTTATGACACCGTTTTACGAATGGTAGTGGAACGTACCGCTAAATTGACTGTGGGTAAGCCTTACGAAAAGAATGTAGGCATGGGACCCGTTATAGACGAAGCTGCCTTTAATAAAATCAGCGAATATATCGAAATCGGTAAAGGAGAGAGCAAACTGGAGTTTGGCGGTGCTTTGGCAAAGGCCGCCTCAAACGGTGGCTATTTCCTACAACCCACTATTTTTAGCGAAGTGCCGGAAACTGCCCGCATTGCGCAAGAAGAGATTTTTGGTCCTGTACTGGCAGTGATACGCGCCCGTGATTTTGACCATGCGCTGGCGATTGCCAACGGTACTATCTACGGTTTAACCGGGGCGTTGTTCACAGGGGATAATAGCCGAATTGAACGTGCTAAGAATGAATTTCATGTGGGTAATTTGTACTTTAACCGGAAATGCACTGGGGCGCTGGTAGGGGTACATCCTTTTGGCGGCTTTAATATGAGCGGAACTGATAGTAAGGCTGGCGGTCGAGATTACCTAGCACTTTTTACTCAGGCAAAGTTAATCTCTGAGTTAATCTAA
- a CDS encoding SAM hydrolase/SAM-dependent halogenase family protein: MTIVTLTTDFGEQDGYIGMMKGVINTINPAALLVDISHQIEPQNVLQGAFVLYNAHYHFPPNSIHVAVVDPGVSTDRRTICLKVPEVGIFIGPDNGLFSYIIDTYPNISVREPLNQAFHRQFVSNTFFGRDIYAPVAAHLSKGEPFEKVGPLLDVGEVVSFEDLWPQWEQIGKKKVLQGRVLHIDHFGNIISNIHRRQFDQLTESERRNLRVHVEYYSPTTNRKVRLETNGIKANYGDGSPNELITLFGSSDFLELARVNGYAAFDVGNPTQDQASVRVMYRRPQVEIGTPFVVEI; the protein is encoded by the coding sequence ATGACAATTGTTACCCTTACCACAGATTTTGGAGAGCAAGACGGCTATATCGGTATGATGAAAGGGGTTATTAACACTATAAACCCCGCCGCTTTGCTGGTGGATATTTCGCATCAAATAGAACCTCAGAATGTTTTGCAGGGTGCTTTTGTATTATATAATGCCCATTATCACTTTCCGCCCAACTCCATCCATGTCGCAGTAGTTGACCCCGGTGTAAGTACCGACCGCCGAACCATTTGTCTGAAGGTACCGGAAGTAGGAATTTTTATAGGACCGGATAATGGTCTTTTCTCCTACATCATTGACACTTACCCGAATATCAGTGTGCGTGAACCTCTCAATCAAGCTTTCCACCGCCAATTTGTTAGCAACACCTTTTTTGGGCGGGATATTTACGCGCCTGTAGCTGCACACCTGTCTAAGGGAGAACCTTTTGAAAAAGTTGGGCCCTTACTTGATGTGGGAGAAGTAGTATCATTTGAGGATCTCTGGCCGCAGTGGGAACAGATCGGGAAGAAAAAGGTATTGCAGGGACGAGTATTGCATATAGACCATTTTGGAAATATCATCAGCAACATCCATCGCCGCCAATTTGACCAGCTTACCGAAAGTGAGCGACGCAATCTACGGGTTCACGTAGAATACTACTCACCTACTACAAACCGAAAAGTTCGGCTAGAAACCAATGGTATTAAAGCAAACTACGGGGATGGCTCACCCAATGAACTAATAACCCTCTTTGGTAGCAGTGATTTTCTGGAATTGGCACGTGTAAATGGCTATGCCGCTTTTGATGTTGGCAACCCAACTCAGGATCAAGCCTCGGTTAGGGTTATGTACAGACGACCGCAAGTTGAAATTGGAACTCCTTTCGTGGTAGAAATCTGA